Proteins encoded together in one Streptomyces sp. NA04227 window:
- a CDS encoding tetratricopeptide repeat protein, with the protein MGKRTPNAGLVRLLRESGWTHGRFAMAVNRVGAETGLRLKYDESAVSHWLDGTMPRSQVRPLVLEALARKLGRPVTRREAGFPSTPALEAGSEDPLEGLMDLGRQDADPSRRGLLGAGLFSVALTVPGWPDVVGRLEAVQKGELSRIGMADVRTVTAMTDRISALDDQFGGRHARPMAAAFLINSVAPFLRADAPHEVRRAMLSAASDLCYLTGYMAVDEGLHGLAQRYYVKALELAGSAEDHLTYCTTLRGMSVQAVDLGHGVHALRLADAAAAASPQAGPRMRAFLAGQQAHAAAQTGSRRDALTYLQEAEVAMDKAESQSKPFGSYDPASLNYHAAQVRYLIGDVVGSVRAMQESDRVRFDVFRRARVRHRALLAERQLALGHLEAACTTWHTALDDYPLIQSGRADDRMREMLRLLRPYGKNRLVRELQERARPMVPSKVEEKS; encoded by the coding sequence ATGGGAAAGCGCACGCCGAACGCCGGACTGGTCCGCCTGCTGCGGGAATCGGGGTGGACGCACGGACGGTTCGCGATGGCGGTCAATCGAGTCGGTGCGGAGACCGGGCTTCGCCTGAAGTACGACGAGTCCGCCGTCAGCCACTGGCTGGACGGCACCATGCCCCGCAGTCAGGTGCGGCCGCTTGTACTCGAAGCGCTTGCAAGGAAGTTGGGGCGTCCTGTCACTCGAAGGGAAGCCGGTTTCCCTTCGACTCCGGCCCTGGAAGCAGGGAGCGAGGACCCCCTGGAAGGGCTGATGGACCTGGGGAGACAGGACGCTGACCCTTCGCGCCGTGGCCTTCTGGGGGCTGGTCTCTTCTCTGTCGCCCTGACCGTCCCTGGCTGGCCCGACGTTGTCGGCCGTCTGGAGGCTGTGCAGAAAGGCGAGTTGAGCCGTATAGGGATGGCGGACGTCCGCACCGTGACGGCGATGACCGACCGGATCTCGGCACTCGACGACCAGTTCGGTGGACGGCACGCCCGGCCCATGGCTGCGGCCTTCCTCATCAATAGCGTCGCGCCGTTCCTGCGAGCCGATGCTCCGCACGAAGTCCGTAGGGCGATGCTCTCCGCAGCCTCCGACCTCTGCTATCTGACTGGATACATGGCGGTGGACGAGGGACTGCACGGGCTTGCGCAGCGGTACTACGTAAAGGCATTGGAACTCGCGGGATCGGCGGAGGACCATCTCACGTACTGCACGACGTTGCGGGGCATGAGCGTGCAAGCAGTCGACCTGGGCCATGGTGTTCACGCCCTACGACTGGCCGACGCCGCTGCCGCGGCGTCTCCGCAAGCGGGACCGCGCATGCGGGCATTTCTCGCCGGACAGCAGGCGCATGCGGCAGCCCAGACCGGTAGCCGCCGCGACGCCCTTACGTACCTTCAAGAGGCTGAAGTCGCCATGGACAAAGCGGAGTCACAGAGCAAGCCGTTCGGCTCCTACGATCCCGCCTCGCTCAATTACCACGCTGCTCAAGTGCGTTACCTGATTGGCGATGTAGTCGGCTCGGTGCGGGCCATGCAGGAGTCGGACCGAGTGCGCTTCGATGTCTTTCGCCGCGCACGGGTGCGGCACCGCGCGCTGCTTGCCGAACGGCAGCTGGCGTTGGGCCATCTTGAAGCAGCGTGCACTACTTGGCACACAGCCCTCGACGACTACCCCTTGATCCAGTCCGGCCGCGCCGACGACCGCATGCGCGAAATGCTGCGCCTGCTCAGGCCCTACGGAAAGAACCGTCTCGTACGGGAGTTGCAGGAGCGGGCGCGGCCCATGGTGCCGTCGAAGGTCGAGGAGAAGAGCTGA
- a CDS encoding CchlQ has translation MDWGTLVATASGGLIAVSGTMLADRLRHRHEGDRGVEERRREVYVEFITAVGTCHARLRELAQTPPPEEPPGSPTGQEAAARAALTDSAVYEVRERLFLDASATVAAAGQEMFEHLRAVQRAVAAGAAPSDAAFHRAYHPYLDSVWRYRVAVREELEGHSLSPVAFGWREWGGRDRCPDCRAEEREGGRDRV, from the coding sequence GTGGACTGGGGAACGCTCGTCGCGACGGCGAGCGGCGGCCTGATCGCGGTCAGCGGAACGATGCTCGCCGACCGTCTGCGTCACCGCCACGAGGGCGACCGCGGTGTGGAGGAACGACGGCGGGAGGTGTACGTCGAGTTCATCACGGCCGTCGGTACCTGCCACGCACGCCTGCGCGAACTGGCCCAGACCCCGCCGCCCGAGGAGCCTCCCGGATCCCCGACCGGCCAGGAGGCAGCCGCGCGCGCCGCCCTGACCGACAGCGCCGTGTACGAGGTCAGGGAACGGCTGTTCCTCGACGCGAGCGCCACGGTGGCCGCCGCCGGCCAGGAGATGTTCGAGCATCTCCGCGCGGTGCAACGAGCCGTGGCCGCCGGAGCCGCACCGAGCGACGCGGCCTTCCACCGGGCCTACCACCCGTACCTCGACAGCGTCTGGCGCTACCGGGTCGCGGTACGGGAGGAGTTGGAGGGCCACTCCCTGTCCCCCGTCGCCTTCGGCTGGCGCGAATGGGGCGGCCGCGACCGGTGCCCGGACTGCCGGGCTGAGGAGCGGGAGGGTGGCCGGGACCGGGTATGA
- a CDS encoding DMT family transporter: MVLSGTLGIFVVESGVSAFNVVFFRCLFGALALGLYALARGYFRDHGFTRRSLQLAALGGVFIVFNWVFLFSSYENTSISVATVVYHTQPFYVVLLGALLFRERLTLAKAGWIGLAFAGLVLVSGVTPADFRSGQGSYLLGLGQALLAALLYGLATVVTKRITGVRPHLIALVQVLVGIPLLLPFADLGAMSGTGTGWFWLAGLGVIHTGLMYVLMYSAYAKLSTAKIAVLAFVYPVVAMVADWAVYGHHIGLVQALGVPLIVLASLRVTLAKKPVRERSSGTEAKPETIADPEPRPATPAPATSPPPAPVPAEPPAPRTGAHERGAVSRPATPVEC; this comes from the coding sequence ATGGTCCTCTCCGGCACCCTGGGCATCTTCGTCGTCGAGTCCGGCGTCTCCGCCTTCAACGTCGTCTTCTTCCGGTGCCTGTTCGGGGCGCTGGCGCTCGGTCTGTACGCGCTGGCCCGGGGCTACTTCCGGGACCACGGCTTCACTCGGCGGAGCCTTCAACTCGCCGCGCTCGGCGGGGTGTTCATCGTTTTCAACTGGGTGTTCCTGTTCTCCTCGTACGAGAACACCTCGATCTCGGTGGCCACCGTCGTCTACCACACCCAGCCCTTCTACGTGGTGCTCCTCGGCGCCCTGCTCTTCCGTGAACGGCTGACCCTCGCCAAGGCCGGCTGGATCGGGCTCGCCTTCGCCGGTCTCGTCCTCGTCTCGGGTGTGACGCCCGCCGACTTCCGTTCCGGACAAGGGAGTTACCTGCTCGGGCTCGGACAGGCGCTGCTCGCCGCACTGCTGTACGGGCTCGCCACCGTCGTCACCAAGCGCATCACCGGTGTACGCCCGCATCTGATCGCACTCGTCCAAGTCCTCGTCGGCATACCGCTGTTGCTGCCCTTCGCCGACCTCGGCGCGATGAGCGGCACCGGCACCGGGTGGTTCTGGCTGGCGGGACTCGGAGTGATCCACACCGGGCTGATGTACGTGCTGATGTACTCGGCGTACGCCAAGCTGAGCACCGCGAAGATCGCCGTACTCGCCTTCGTCTACCCGGTGGTCGCGATGGTCGCCGACTGGGCCGTGTACGGGCACCACATCGGCCTCGTCCAGGCGCTCGGCGTCCCGCTGATCGTGCTCGCCAGCTTGCGCGTCACCCTCGCCAAGAAGCCTGTACGAGAGAGGAGTTCGGGGACAGAGGCGAAGCCGGAGACGATTGCTGACCCCGAGCCGCGGCCCGCTACGCCCGCTCCGGCGACTTCCCCGCCGCCTGCTCCCGTACCAGCCGAGCCGCCTGCTCCACGAACAGGCGCGCATGAGCGGGGAGCCGTTTCCCGGCCCGCCACGCCAGTTGAGTGCTGA
- a CDS encoding PLD nuclease N-terminal domain-containing protein, which yields MLRYLPFLLVLALWIYAFIDCLNTPENEVRHMPKVVWVIIVLLFGEVLIGPVAWLVAGKKRAPAGGGGQPGRRSGGGGWVAPDDNPEFLKGLGTGGAEGAKADAAKDDAAKDDAADEKRDEAQLKDWEADLRRREEELKRRESDGPHESNGPRESDGRRSEDEA from the coding sequence ATGCTCAGGTATCTGCCGTTCCTGCTGGTCCTGGCCCTGTGGATCTATGCCTTCATCGACTGCCTGAACACCCCGGAGAACGAGGTCAGGCATATGCCGAAAGTGGTGTGGGTCATCATCGTGCTCCTCTTCGGCGAAGTGCTGATCGGCCCGGTCGCCTGGCTGGTGGCGGGCAAGAAGCGCGCTCCGGCCGGAGGCGGCGGGCAGCCGGGGCGGCGTTCCGGCGGTGGTGGCTGGGTCGCGCCGGACGACAACCCCGAGTTCCTGAAGGGCCTGGGCACAGGGGGCGCCGAAGGCGCGAAGGCTGACGCCGCGAAGGACGACGCCGCGAAGGACGATGCCGCCGACGAGAAGCGGGACGAGGCTCAGCTCAAGGACTGGGAGGCCGACCTGCGCCGCCGCGAGGAGGAGCTGAAGCGCCGCGAGTCGGACGGCCCCCACGAGTCGAACGGCCCTCGCGAGTCGGACGGCCGGCGCTCCGAGGACGAGGCCTGA
- a CDS encoding menaquinone biosynthesis decarboxylase — protein MAYDDLRSLLRALEREGDLKRIKAEVDPYLEVGEIVDRVQKSGGPALLFENVKGSAMPLAMNVFGTDRRMLKSLGLKSYEEIAEKIGGLLKPELPQGFVGVREAFGKLGTMAHVPPKKVKDAPVHEVVLRGDQVDLDRLPALFTWPQDGGSFFNLGLTHTKDPDSGIRNLGLYRLQRHDKRTIGMHWQIHKDSRNHYQVAARRGEKLPVAIAFGCPPAVTYAATAPLPGDIDEYLFAGFLQGKRIEMVDCKTVPLQVPAQAEVVIEGWLEPGEMLPEGPFGDHTGFYTPQEPFPALRIDCLTMRERPLLQSTVVGRPPMEDGPLGRATERFFLPLLKIIVPDIVDYHLPEAGGFHNCAIISIDKKYPKHAQKVMHAIWGAHMMSLTKLIVVVDSDCDVHDLHEVAWRALGNTDYARDLSIVEGPVDHLDHASYQQFWGGKAGIDATAKWPEEGYTRDGGWPDMVLSDPETAATVDRRWKEYGL, from the coding sequence ATGGCTTATGACGATCTTCGCTCGCTGCTCAGGGCCCTGGAACGCGAGGGCGACCTCAAGCGCATCAAGGCCGAGGTGGATCCGTATCTCGAGGTCGGGGAGATCGTCGACCGGGTGCAGAAGTCCGGCGGCCCGGCGCTGCTCTTCGAAAACGTCAAGGGCTCGGCGATGCCGCTGGCGATGAACGTCTTCGGTACCGACCGGCGGATGCTGAAATCGCTCGGCCTGAAGTCGTACGAGGAGATCGCGGAGAAGATCGGCGGGCTGCTCAAGCCCGAACTCCCGCAGGGCTTCGTCGGCGTACGGGAGGCCTTCGGCAAGCTCGGCACCATGGCGCACGTACCGCCGAAGAAGGTCAAGGACGCACCCGTGCACGAGGTGGTGCTGCGCGGCGACCAGGTTGACCTGGACCGGCTGCCCGCGCTGTTCACCTGGCCCCAGGACGGCGGCTCCTTCTTCAACCTCGGGCTCACCCACACCAAGGACCCCGACAGCGGTATCCGCAACCTCGGTCTGTACCGGCTCCAGCGCCACGACAAGCGCACCATCGGTATGCACTGGCAGATCCACAAGGACAGCCGCAACCACTATCAGGTGGCGGCCCGGCGCGGCGAGAAGCTGCCCGTCGCGATCGCCTTCGGCTGCCCGCCCGCGGTGACGTACGCGGCGACCGCGCCGCTGCCCGGCGACATCGACGAGTACCTCTTCGCCGGGTTCCTCCAGGGCAAGCGGATCGAGATGGTCGACTGCAAGACGGTCCCGCTCCAGGTCCCGGCCCAGGCCGAAGTGGTCATCGAGGGCTGGCTGGAGCCCGGCGAGATGCTGCCCGAGGGGCCGTTCGGCGACCACACCGGCTTCTACACGCCGCAGGAGCCCTTCCCCGCGCTGCGCATCGACTGTCTGACCATGCGCGAGCGCCCGCTGCTCCAGTCGACGGTGGTGGGACGGCCGCCGATGGAGGACGGGCCGCTCGGCCGCGCCACGGAACGCTTCTTCCTGCCGCTGCTCAAGATCATCGTGCCGGACATCGTGGACTACCACCTGCCGGAGGCGGGCGGCTTCCACAACTGCGCGATCATCTCGATCGACAAGAAGTACCCCAAGCACGCGCAGAAGGTGATGCACGCCATCTGGGGCGCGCACATGATGTCGCTGACGAAGCTGATCGTGGTCGTCGACTCCGACTGCGATGTGCACGACCTGCACGAGGTCGCCTGGCGGGCCCTCGGCAACACCGACTACGCACGCGACCTCAGCATCGTCGAGGGCCCGGTGGACCACCTGGACCACGCCTCGTACCAGCAGTTCTGGGGCGGCAAGGCCGGGATCGACGCCACCGCGAAGTGGCCCGAGGAGGGCTACACCCGCGACGGCGGCTGGCCCGACATGGTGCTCTCCGACCCCGAGACGGCGGCGACGGTGGACCGCCGGTGGAAGGAGTACGGGCTGTGA
- the mqnP gene encoding menaquinone biosynthesis prenyltransferase MqnP: MSTAEDVLGGPGEAPADGKVKAFLRLVMIEHSVFALPFAYIAALTAMYETDESVHWGELLLVTVAMVGLRTFAMACNRIIDREIDARNPRTASRELVTGAVSVRSAWTGALIALVVFLGAAALLNPLCLALAPVAVVPMVVYPYGKRFTHYPHAILGLAQAMGPIGAWLAVTGEWNWDAVLLGLAVGIWIGGFDLIFACQDVQADRAHGVKSVPARFGIAGALYGARGSHVVTMGLFVWYALSTGVGPFFWVGLLIVAAAFLYEHSIVRPDDLSRLNRAFFTVNGFIGIALFVCALLDLLVRGLTV, from the coding sequence GTGAGCACGGCCGAGGACGTCCTTGGCGGACCGGGCGAGGCCCCGGCGGACGGCAAGGTGAAGGCCTTCCTGCGCCTGGTCATGATCGAGCACTCGGTCTTCGCGCTGCCCTTCGCGTACATCGCCGCGCTGACCGCGATGTACGAGACGGACGAGAGTGTGCACTGGGGCGAACTGCTCCTGGTCACGGTCGCGATGGTCGGCCTGCGCACCTTCGCGATGGCCTGCAACCGCATCATCGACCGCGAGATCGACGCCCGTAACCCGCGCACCGCCTCGCGCGAACTGGTCACCGGCGCCGTCTCGGTCCGCTCCGCCTGGACCGGCGCACTGATCGCGCTGGTCGTCTTCCTCGGCGCCGCCGCCCTGCTCAACCCGCTGTGCCTGGCGCTCGCGCCGGTCGCCGTGGTGCCGATGGTGGTCTATCCGTACGGGAAACGGTTCACCCACTACCCGCACGCGATCCTCGGCCTCGCCCAGGCGATGGGCCCGATCGGCGCCTGGCTCGCGGTCACCGGCGAGTGGAACTGGGACGCCGTCCTGCTCGGCCTCGCCGTCGGCATCTGGATCGGCGGCTTCGACCTGATCTTCGCCTGCCAGGACGTACAGGCCGACCGCGCCCACGGCGTGAAGTCGGTACCGGCCCGCTTCGGCATCGCGGGCGCCCTCTACGGCGCCCGCGGCAGCCATGTCGTCACCATGGGCCTGTTCGTCTGGTACGCCCTGTCCACCGGCGTCGGCCCCTTCTTCTGGGTCGGCCTGCTGATCGTGGCGGCGGCGTTCCTCTACGAGCACTCGATCGTGCGGCCCGATGACCTGTCCCGGCTGAACCGGGCGTTCTTCACGGTCAACGGGTTCATTGGGATTGCCCTGTTCGTGTGTGCGTTGCTTGATCTGCTCGTGCGGGGACTGACGGTCTGA
- a CDS encoding polysaccharide deacetylase family protein, with the protein MSDSIKRGTTDGEIGHKRTALRTTHTTRTLRGALRAGAVVALASAAALALTGCSTMETTSPSEARAHPVANPDTGDGPGAHGKGLGDKGSPVDCRKAKCIALTFDAGPSEHTPRLLKILKKEQVHATFFLLGRRHVDKYPHLVRQMDAEGHELANHTWTHKILTDEDKGTIREELGRLQDAVYRLTGKRPTLMRPPQGRTDDEVGKVSKDLGLAQILWSTTAKDYKTTDSALITKRTLDQAGRDGIILLHDLYDGTVPAVPGIIKALKKDGYTFVTVPELLAPGRAEPGEVYKP; encoded by the coding sequence ATGTCCGATTCGATCAAACGTGGCACAACAGACGGCGAAATAGGCCACAAACGCACCGCATTGCGCACCACCCACACCACACGCACCCTGCGTGGCGCACTACGGGCGGGCGCCGTCGTCGCCCTCGCCTCCGCGGCAGCCCTCGCACTGACCGGCTGCTCCACCATGGAGACCACTTCTCCGAGTGAGGCCAGGGCGCACCCCGTCGCGAATCCGGACACCGGCGACGGCCCGGGCGCCCACGGCAAGGGCCTTGGCGACAAGGGAAGTCCGGTCGACTGCCGCAAGGCCAAGTGCATCGCCCTGACCTTCGACGCGGGCCCCAGCGAGCACACCCCGCGCCTGCTGAAGATCCTCAAGAAGGAGCAGGTCCACGCGACGTTCTTCCTGCTCGGCAGGCGGCACGTGGACAAGTACCCGCATCTGGTGCGCCAGATGGACGCCGAGGGCCACGAACTCGCCAACCACACCTGGACCCACAAGATCCTCACCGACGAGGACAAGGGCACCATCCGCGAGGAACTCGGCCGCCTCCAGGACGCCGTCTACCGCCTCACCGGCAAGCGCCCCACCCTGATGCGCCCGCCCCAGGGCCGCACCGACGACGAGGTCGGCAAGGTCAGCAAGGACCTCGGCCTCGCCCAGATCCTGTGGAGCACCACGGCCAAGGACTACAAGACCACCGACTCGGCCCTGATCACCAAGCGCACCCTCGACCAGGCCGGCCGCGACGGCATCATCCTGCTCCACGACCTCTACGACGGCACCGTCCCCGCGGTCCCCGGCATCATCAAGGCCCTGAAGAAGGACGGCTATACGTTCGTGACGGTGCCGGAACTGCTCGCGCCGGGGCGGGCGGAGCCGGGGGAGGTTTACAAGCCGTGA
- a CDS encoding UbiX family flavin prenyltransferase, translating into MNPGQNQRRPWIVGVSGASGTPYAASVLRALLAAGESVDLVVSRASRLTLLDETGISFRDLHWRHDLAEWLARGADGKPGTFRTEIGESGDIRYWGAGDLAAGPSSGSYPTKGMLIVPASTDCVAGVALGLSKDLLQRAAGVTLKEGRCLVVAVRETPLNGQTLRHMVTLDEAGAIVLPASPAFYAGASHIQDLVDFVAGRVLDAAGVPHELYRRWEGELSHGTRES; encoded by the coding sequence GTGAACCCAGGACAGAACCAGCGTCGGCCTTGGATCGTGGGGGTGTCCGGCGCCTCAGGTACCCCGTACGCCGCGTCCGTACTGCGTGCCCTGCTCGCCGCCGGGGAGAGCGTGGACCTGGTCGTCTCCCGGGCCTCGCGGCTGACCCTGCTCGACGAGACCGGGATCTCCTTCCGCGACCTGCACTGGCGGCACGATCTCGCCGAGTGGCTGGCGCGCGGGGCGGACGGCAAGCCCGGGACCTTCCGTACGGAGATCGGCGAGAGCGGCGACATCCGGTACTGGGGCGCGGGTGACCTCGCGGCGGGCCCGAGTTCGGGCTCGTACCCGACGAAGGGGATGCTGATCGTTCCGGCGTCCACGGACTGCGTGGCCGGGGTGGCGCTCGGGCTGTCGAAGGATCTGCTGCAGCGCGCGGCCGGAGTGACCCTCAAGGAGGGCCGCTGTCTGGTGGTGGCCGTACGCGAGACCCCGCTGAACGGGCAGACGCTGCGGCACATGGTCACGCTCGACGAGGCGGGAGCGATCGTGCTGCCCGCCTCGCCGGCGTTCTACGCGGGCGCGAGTCACATCCAGGACCTGGTGGACTTCGTCGCCGGGCGGGTGCTCGACGCGGCAGGGGTGCCGCACGAGTTGTACCGCCGCTGGGAGGGAGAGCTCTCGCATGGCACGCGGGAGAGTTGA
- a CDS encoding Lrp/AsnC family transcriptional regulator, with translation MDAVDRQLIQALRENGRASYAELGRLVGLSGPSVTDRINRLEAAGVITGYRATVDSKSLGLGVTALVGISLSDATDHEDVAERLKDLGEIEDCWFIAGDDSYMLKVRAGDVDGLEKTIRRLSGTKGVSRTRTTIVLSTKWENRVGELPEEE, from the coding sequence ATGGATGCCGTGGACAGGCAGCTCATCCAGGCACTTCGCGAGAACGGCAGGGCCTCGTACGCGGAACTCGGGCGCCTGGTGGGCCTCTCCGGGCCGAGCGTCACCGACCGCATCAACCGTCTGGAGGCCGCCGGTGTCATCACCGGCTACCGGGCCACGGTCGACTCCAAGTCGCTCGGCCTCGGCGTGACCGCCCTGGTCGGTATCTCCCTGTCGGACGCCACCGACCACGAGGACGTCGCCGAGCGCCTCAAGGACCTCGGCGAGATCGAGGACTGCTGGTTCATCGCGGGCGACGACTCGTACATGCTCAAGGTGCGCGCCGGCGACGTGGACGGACTGGAGAAAACGATCCGGCGCTTGTCTGGCACCAAGGGCGTCTCGCGCACCCGCACCACCATCGTGCTCTCCACCAAGTGGGAGAACCGCGTGGGCGAACTGCCCGAGGAGGAGTGA
- the mqnE gene encoding aminofutalosine synthase MqnE, translated as MDAGLKRELEEKVRGGERLTREDGLALYESDDLAWLGGLAHEVRTRKNGDVVHFNVNRHLNMTNVCTASCAYCSFQRKPGEKDAYTMRIEEAVRLAGEMRGENLTELHIVNGLHPNLPWRYYPRSLSELKKALPEVSLKAFTATEIHHFEKISGLPASEILDELIEAGLESLTGGGAEIFDWEVRQHIVDHETHWEDWSRIHRLAHSKGLKTPCTMLYGHIEEPRHRVDHVLRLRELQDETGGFQVFIPLRYQHDFVDMQDGKVRNRLQARTQMATGAEALKTFAVSRLLFDNVPHVKVFWVMHGVQTAQLALQHGADDMDGSVVEYKITHDADNYGTPNKLTRDDLLELIRDAGFRPVERNTRYEIIREYEGPDPLRRESPQPMRL; from the coding sequence ATGGACGCGGGGCTGAAGCGCGAGCTGGAGGAGAAGGTCCGCGGCGGCGAGCGGCTGACCCGCGAGGACGGCCTCGCGCTGTACGAGTCGGACGACCTCGCCTGGCTCGGCGGCCTCGCCCACGAGGTGCGCACCCGCAAGAACGGTGACGTGGTCCACTTCAACGTCAACCGTCACCTCAACATGACGAACGTCTGCACCGCCTCCTGCGCGTACTGCTCCTTCCAGCGCAAGCCCGGCGAGAAGGACGCGTACACGATGCGCATCGAGGAGGCGGTCCGCCTCGCCGGGGAGATGCGCGGCGAGAACCTCACCGAGCTGCACATCGTCAACGGCCTGCACCCGAACCTGCCCTGGCGGTACTACCCGCGCTCGCTCAGCGAACTGAAGAAGGCGCTGCCCGAGGTCTCCCTGAAGGCGTTCACGGCCACCGAGATCCACCACTTCGAGAAGATCTCCGGGCTGCCCGCCTCCGAGATCCTCGACGAGCTGATCGAGGCCGGTCTCGAATCGCTCACCGGCGGCGGCGCCGAGATCTTCGACTGGGAGGTCCGCCAGCACATCGTCGACCACGAGACCCACTGGGAGGACTGGTCGCGCATCCACCGCCTCGCGCACAGCAAGGGCCTCAAGACCCCCTGCACCATGCTCTACGGGCACATCGAGGAGCCGCGCCACCGCGTGGACCACGTGCTCAGGCTGCGTGAACTCCAGGACGAGACCGGCGGGTTCCAGGTCTTCATCCCGCTGCGCTACCAGCACGACTTCGTCGACATGCAGGACGGCAAGGTCCGCAACCGGCTCCAGGCCCGCACCCAGATGGCCACCGGCGCCGAGGCCCTGAAGACCTTCGCCGTCTCGCGGCTGCTCTTCGACAACGTCCCGCACGTGAAGGTCTTCTGGGTGATGCACGGCGTGCAGACCGCCCAGCTCGCCCTTCAGCACGGCGCCGACGACATGGACGGCTCGGTCGTCGAGTACAAGATCACGCACGACGCCGACAACTACGGCACCCCGAACAAGCTCACCCGCGACGACCTGCTCGAACTCATCCGGGACGCCGGTTTCCGCCCGGTCGAGCGCAATACGCGGTACGAGATCATCCGCGAGTACGAGGGCCCGGACCCGCTGCGCCGCGAGTCGCCGCAGCCGATGCGGCTTTGA
- a CDS encoding GNAT family N-acetyltransferase, whose product MTLTFVLDPQVDPELHAGLLALWADVTNAGGAVGFVPPVVPDDIRPVMIQSLAGVAEGRSRLLVGRDEGGAVAAAAFLTFNTHRLMKHWVWAYTVMVHPSHQGKGYGRDLMAAVADVARGFEGVGAVRLTCRGGLGLERFYASCGYKEVGRVPGAIRVGPGDDRDDITMLLPLT is encoded by the coding sequence ATGACCCTTACGTTTGTGCTGGATCCGCAGGTCGACCCCGAACTTCACGCAGGTCTGCTCGCGCTCTGGGCGGATGTGACCAATGCGGGCGGCGCCGTCGGGTTCGTCCCGCCGGTGGTGCCGGACGACATCCGGCCCGTGATGATCCAGAGCCTGGCCGGGGTGGCCGAGGGGCGCAGCAGGCTGCTGGTCGGGCGGGACGAGGGCGGTGCGGTGGCCGCGGCCGCTTTCCTCACGTTCAACACGCACCGTCTGATGAAGCACTGGGTCTGGGCGTACACCGTGATGGTGCACCCGTCCCATCAGGGCAAGGGGTACGGCCGGGATCTGATGGCCGCCGTCGCGGACGTGGCCCGGGGCTTCGAGGGCGTCGGCGCGGTGCGGCTCACCTGTCGCGGTGGCCTCGGTCTGGAGCGCTTCTACGCGTCCTGCGGGTACAAGGAGGTCGGACGGGTGCCCGGTGCGATCCGGGTCGGCCCGGGCGACGACCGTGACGACATCACCATGCTGCTTCCGCTGACGTGA
- a CDS encoding DUF4229 domain-containing protein: MLRYTLMRLGIFAGCFLVAWGLVAAGIAPRGLGGSNYLWILLLALVVSAPISFIVLRGQRDRASEQIVQRVERAKAGFEASRTQEDEVLDEAAARAQGQAG, encoded by the coding sequence ATGCTCCGCTACACGCTGATGCGTCTCGGGATCTTCGCGGGCTGCTTCCTGGTGGCCTGGGGTCTCGTTGCCGCCGGCATCGCCCCGCGCGGTCTCGGCGGTTCCAACTACCTGTGGATCCTGCTGCTCGCCCTGGTCGTCTCGGCGCCCATCAGCTTCATCGTCCTGCGGGGCCAGCGCGACCGCGCCTCCGAGCAGATCGTGCAGCGCGTGGAGCGTGCCAAGGCCGGCTTCGAGGCCAGCCGCACCCAGGAGGACGAGGTCCTGGACGAGGCCGCCGCGCGGGCGCAGGGCCAGGCGGGCTGA